A section of the Halostella salina genome encodes:
- a CDS encoding alkaline phosphatase family protein — MSLPGIPIRTLYPAIAAVLQSRIRFGHNIYSEDWDALIILDACRVDALREVQHEYDFLTDIETRWSRGSTSKEWLENTFIEPYRDEIESTTYITSNYYSTELREENMNRLGYPMAEDEPVGERVFKTLLQDDVLYASEFGEFISLFDRAVYEDGKQLHPEMVTDCAITVGRESDWDRLIIHYMQPHHPFIQRDDPPRSHREPFAYLNDGGHFEEVWEGYLGNLRLALDAVELLLENLDAEKTVITADHGELFGELGQTGHGVGIPHPNLRKVPWVETTASDTGSYEPEYERTEERAAEDELQERLEALGYR; from the coding sequence ATGTCACTTCCAGGGATCCCTATCCGGACCCTATATCCCGCCATAGCAGCGGTACTACAGTCCAGGATTCGTTTTGGCCACAATATTTACTCAGAAGATTGGGACGCCCTCATTATTCTTGATGCTTGTCGTGTTGACGCGTTACGGGAAGTCCAGCACGAATATGATTTTTTGACAGACATAGAAACACGGTGGTCACGGGGGAGTACGTCAAAAGAGTGGCTGGAAAACACGTTTATCGAGCCCTATAGGGATGAGATCGAATCAACCACGTATATTACTTCTAATTATTATTCTACTGAGCTGAGGGAGGAGAATATGAACCGGCTCGGGTATCCAATGGCGGAGGATGAACCTGTTGGGGAACGGGTGTTCAAGACGTTGCTTCAAGACGATGTCCTCTACGCGTCTGAGTTTGGGGAGTTCATCTCCCTGTTTGATAGGGCGGTGTACGAAGACGGGAAGCAACTTCATCCTGAGATGGTCACCGATTGTGCGATCACCGTCGGCCGGGAGAGTGACTGGGATCGGCTCATCATCCATTATATGCAGCCACACCATCCATTCATTCAACGCGATGATCCGCCGAGATCTCATCGAGAGCCGTTCGCATACCTGAACGACGGTGGCCATTTTGAGGAGGTGTGGGAGGGATATCTCGGCAATCTCAGGCTCGCCTTAGATGCTGTCGAACTCCTATTAGAGAATCTCGATGCTGAAAAGACAGTCATCACAGCAGACCACGGTGAGTTGTTCGGGGAACTAGGACAGACCGGTCACGGCGTTGGGATTCCGCATCCGAACCTGCGAAAAGTCCCGTGGGTAGAAACGACGGCGTCCGACACCGGGTCGTACGAACCAGAGTATGAACGGACTGAGGAACGTGCCGCAGAGGACGAACTTCAGGAGCGGTTAGAAGCACTCGGTTACCGATAA
- a CDS encoding alkaline phosphatase family protein yields the protein MGRIATELVGAYISTVSIVQSYFRLGTNIYEDDWDGLIVLDACRVDALREVQDEYEFLTGIESQWSRGSNSKEWLENTFTAEYLNRIDSTAYITANPFVNELDGSPPDPSGYPPGRDSAICNNRLTSGLIRDDVVSAEDFGDIIELWDLATGEDDPQTHPSPVTDCAITTARKTDYERYIIHYMQPHHPFYGDAGDKPWNKEPFRYLKNGGDYEAVRDAYIDNLRLVLDHVELLLENFDAESVVITADHGELFGEWGLYSHMVGVPHPNLRKVPWVETTASDTGSYEPEYERSDERVSEDELQERLKALGYR from the coding sequence ATGGGTCGAATCGCTACAGAATTAGTCGGAGCATATATATCAACCGTCTCTATTGTTCAGTCGTATTTCCGGTTGGGGACAAACATCTATGAAGACGATTGGGACGGACTCATCGTTCTTGATGCTTGCCGTGTTGATGCATTACGCGAGGTACAGGACGAATATGAATTTCTGACAGGTATCGAATCACAGTGGTCGAGAGGGAGTAACTCAAAGGAATGGTTAGAAAATACGTTTACTGCCGAATATCTGAACAGGATCGATTCAACGGCGTATATAACCGCAAACCCATTTGTGAACGAATTAGATGGTTCCCCACCTGATCCATCGGGATATCCACCGGGTCGAGATTCGGCAATCTGTAATAATCGACTGACCTCAGGACTTATTCGGGACGATGTCGTCTCGGCAGAAGATTTTGGTGATATAATCGAACTGTGGGACCTGGCTACGGGAGAAGACGACCCTCAGACCCACCCCAGTCCGGTAACTGATTGTGCAATAACCACCGCTCGAAAGACGGATTATGAACGATATATAATTCATTATATGCAACCGCACCACCCATTTTACGGAGATGCGGGGGACAAGCCATGGAATAAAGAGCCGTTTAGGTATCTGAAAAACGGTGGCGATTATGAGGCAGTGAGGGATGCTTACATTGACAACCTTCGGCTTGTACTAGATCATGTCGAACTCCTGTTGGAAAACTTTGACGCAGAGAGCGTCGTGATCACAGCTGATCACGGAGAACTATTCGGAGAGTGGGGATTGTATTCGCATATGGTTGGAGTTCCGCATCCGAATCTGCGAAAAGTCCCGTGGGTAGAAACGACGGCGTCCGACACCGGGTCGTACGAACCAGAGTATGAACGTTCTGATGAGCGAGTTTCGGAAGATGAACTTCAGGAGCGGCTAAAGGCACTCGGTTACCGATGA
- a CDS encoding glycosyltransferase family 61 protein: MTVQSPLRKALRYYRENGAFTLAQSTFNYLGFAGWPVVGRAIDAVYPRFIVPSEELKSEYCSQYWELEDDLDGLHYGLNEKIAPLQDDPLLSYNYYPRFAFKQPFVAEVPNISVAGPYASAFTDDGKVLLDPHNSFTPGAGWRTGGAIKTAISDVPLTVGTALLRGHAPEPTRTVPIAALVHDYWGNFYHWTLEELLKLRGVQQYEQTTGREVPIIIPSDPKPYITESLRLLGYDEDDYIEWDGEPLGVKQLVVPSFPDPTPRAIEWLRNEITSGIDLSDETSPDWVYVSRQNASKRRVVNYEEVLPVLEQYGVQPVECETLSLEKQIRLFSGVDGIIGPHGAGLTGMIWGSDIRVVEVFNNVVKGPYYVLAHVLGHDYTALSADPVGDAHSERERDVHIEPNKLAETLDRRTN; the protein is encoded by the coding sequence ATGACAGTCCAGTCTCCTCTCCGGAAAGCTCTGCGATACTATCGAGAAAACGGTGCTTTCACGCTCGCCCAGTCGACGTTCAATTATCTCGGGTTTGCGGGTTGGCCCGTCGTGGGGAGGGCTATCGACGCAGTGTATCCGAGATTCATTGTCCCCTCGGAGGAGCTCAAATCGGAGTACTGCTCCCAATATTGGGAGTTAGAGGACGATCTTGATGGACTCCACTACGGCCTCAACGAGAAGATCGCACCACTCCAAGACGATCCCTTACTCTCCTATAACTACTATCCGCGATTTGCGTTCAAACAGCCGTTCGTTGCTGAGGTGCCGAACATCTCCGTCGCCGGTCCCTACGCGAGCGCATTCACGGATGACGGGAAGGTCCTCCTCGACCCGCACAATTCGTTCACGCCGGGGGCTGGCTGGCGCACGGGTGGTGCGATCAAGACGGCCATCTCGGACGTACCACTTACCGTCGGAACCGCATTGCTTCGTGGGCATGCCCCGGAACCGACACGGACGGTCCCTATCGCGGCGCTCGTCCACGACTATTGGGGCAACTTCTATCACTGGACGCTCGAAGAATTGCTCAAGCTCCGGGGTGTCCAGCAGTACGAACAGACAACGGGCCGCGAGGTCCCGATTATTATTCCGTCGGACCCGAAACCGTACATCACTGAATCGCTCAGGTTGCTCGGCTACGACGAAGACGACTACATCGAGTGGGACGGAGAGCCGTTAGGCGTCAAGCAACTGGTCGTGCCGTCGTTCCCGGATCCCACGCCACGCGCGATCGAGTGGCTACGGAACGAGATCACCAGCGGAATTGATCTATCGGACGAGACCAGTCCTGACTGGGTGTACGTCTCCAGACAGAACGCAAGTAAGAGGCGCGTGGTCAACTATGAGGAGGTACTGCCGGTGCTGGAGCAGTACGGTGTGCAGCCAGTAGAATGTGAGACGCTCTCGTTGGAGAAGCAGATTCGGTTGTTCAGTGGTGTAGACGGAATCATCGGCCCACATGGGGCAGGATTGACTGGGATGATTTGGGGGTCGGATATCCGCGTTGTCGAGGTGTTCAACAACGTTGTGAAGGGTCCATATTACGTATTGGCACACGTCCTCGGACACGACTATACGGCACTTTCAGCGGATCCTGTCGGAGATGCACACAGTGAGCGAGAAAGAGATGTACATATTGAACCAAACAAATTAGCCGAGACGCTTGATCGGCGTACAAATTGA
- a CDS encoding glycosyltransferase family protein — MSRGAFYIASGDAFIRHARVSAKSLKKYNPNVSITIYTDEDIEKGVFDNVINIDSEVSVAGDSILTEDHIKHDKNLYLDADTYICGNISEIFDLLDRGDLAMAHNNARHWWNEDVYKEHGLSIPDSFPEYNSGVIAFNDSPSVRGLFKHWQETYESLNYKYNQPALRSALYNSEIEILTLTPEYNFMNKNVSYASGKVKIIHHQGYSKKELDDFSRRLNRNTGRRVITFDRYPFRVVTNKKSMWYKIRDTGVSGTIDLLKRANEKRKEEGVGQMIIAGKRMLE; from the coding sequence ATGTCAAGAGGGGCGTTTTATATCGCATCTGGCGATGCCTTCATTCGCCACGCACGTGTTTCTGCTAAAAGTCTAAAGAAATACAATCCTAATGTCTCAATAACAATCTATACGGACGAAGATATTGAAAAGGGTGTGTTTGATAACGTAATAAATATAGATAGCGAAGTCTCTGTTGCTGGTGATAGTATTTTAACTGAAGATCATATAAAACACGATAAGAACCTATATTTGGACGCAGACACCTACATATGTGGCAATATATCTGAAATATTTGATCTACTTGATCGTGGAGATCTGGCGATGGCACATAATAATGCCCGCCACTGGTGGAATGAGGATGTTTATAAAGAACATGGGTTGAGTATTCCTGATTCATTCCCAGAGTATAATAGCGGTGTAATCGCATTTAATGATTCACCGTCAGTCAGAGGACTTTTCAAACATTGGCAGGAAACATACGAGTCACTCAATTACAAATATAACCAACCAGCCTTACGATCGGCATTATACAACTCAGAAATTGAAATTCTAACTCTAACTCCGGAATACAATTTCATGAATAAGAATGTATCCTATGCATCTGGGAAGGTAAAAATCATCCATCATCAAGGGTATTCGAAAAAGGAACTCGACGACTTCAGTCGGAGACTTAATCGAAACACCGGGCGACGTGTGATTACATTTGACAGATACCCGTTTCGAGTTGTAACGAATAAAAAATCGATGTGGTACAAGATACGTGATACTGGTGTATCTGGAACAATAGATCTATTAAAACGAGCCAATGAAAAACGAAAAGAAGAGGGGGTCGGTCAAATGATAATAGCTGGTAAGCGGATGTTAGAGTAA
- a CDS encoding alkaline phosphatase family protein — translation MLQEGGLLSLKRAVFNNLAPRYIGKVLSCNGLYGENVFSRDWDVLILLDTCRVDALQAVANEYEFIADVNSIRSVGGTSAEWMANTFTQKHTETINETAYIANNAFASKLFSESGYSLPELPFCSWKTVEENDFGKLEHIWKYEPKGEGGELGHLMGHTPPRPVTDRAISVMRNSDYERVILHYNQPHKPYTADALDENRELQEHEHFPFDYLRRGGSKDTVFNSYLNNLRYVLDDVKLLLQNIDANRVAISADHGEAFGEYCTYEHPFGSLNPVVRLVPWVITSGEDDKTYIPEFDPIENTDRDVDVLLNALGYT, via the coding sequence GTGCTTCAAGAAGGAGGACTACTAAGCCTAAAGAGAGCTGTATTCAATAATCTCGCCCCTCGATACATTGGGAAAGTCCTCTCTTGTAACGGTCTGTATGGGGAAAACGTCTTTTCGAGGGACTGGGATGTTCTAATTCTACTGGATACCTGTCGTGTGGATGCGTTACAAGCAGTTGCTAACGAATATGAGTTCATAGCTGACGTGAATAGCATTCGCTCAGTTGGAGGTACATCAGCTGAATGGATGGCAAATACATTCACACAGAAACATACAGAGACGATAAATGAGACAGCATATATAGCGAATAATGCTTTCGCTTCTAAGCTATTTAGCGAATCCGGATATTCTCTACCCGAGCTTCCATTTTGTAGCTGGAAGACAGTAGAAGAAAACGACTTCGGAAAGCTTGAGCATATTTGGAAATATGAACCCAAAGGAGAGGGAGGTGAGCTTGGACACTTAATGGGCCATACTCCACCACGCCCGGTAACAGATCGTGCTATATCTGTCATGAGAAACTCAGATTACGAGCGTGTTATCCTTCATTACAACCAGCCTCATAAGCCGTATACAGCAGACGCACTTGATGAAAACCGAGAACTGCAAGAGCACGAACATTTCCCATTTGACTATTTAAGAAGGGGAGGGAGTAAAGATACGGTATTCAATTCCTATCTGAACAATCTTCGATATGTATTAGATGACGTAAAGCTACTGCTACAGAACATTGATGCGAATCGTGTCGCGATTAGTGCTGATCACGGGGAAGCGTTTGGTGAGTACTGTACGTATGAACATCCGTTTGGAAGTCTCAACCCAGTTGTACGCCTTGTTCCCTGGGTGATTACATCAGGAGAAGACGATAAAACATATATACCCGAATTTGATCCCATTGAAAATACGGATAGAGATGTTGATGTACTACTTAACGCACTAGGATATACATGA
- a CDS encoding FkbM family methyltransferase yields the protein MKLSGSVLSLSKSTARSVLRMVGLGHSYDENIEFYMNILRGGLAVKGSLNIIQVGANDGKYGDPIFDFVKNNKDNINVILIEPQEKLIPYLKENYKSHPSVEILNKAVTLSDEDYIKLYRIKEEYWSDVDASYGHEWPDYRIPTGVTTSDKNKLLSWASNNIDSNSKPESIIEGVRVETYRPSRIISESDIIDDVDLLQVDTEGMDDKVVYSFLEDEICPNIINIEDIHLNQSQVAEFDKRLNGISYEIHDYSDLGRIALNMSK from the coding sequence ATGAAACTATCTGGTTCTGTGTTGTCTCTGTCAAAGTCTACAGCAAGGAGTGTCTTGAGAATGGTTGGATTAGGCCATAGTTATGATGAAAACATTGAGTTCTATATGAATATACTAAGGGGAGGACTGGCAGTTAAAGGAAGTTTAAATATAATTCAAGTAGGTGCTAATGATGGGAAATATGGCGACCCCATATTTGATTTTGTGAAAAACAATAAAGACAATATAAATGTCATTCTAATCGAACCTCAAGAAAAACTCATTCCATATCTAAAAGAAAATTACAAATCCCACCCGTCTGTCGAGATATTAAATAAAGCTGTTACACTTTCAGATGAAGATTATATAAAACTATACAGGATCAAAGAAGAGTACTGGTCTGATGTCGACGCATCGTATGGGCATGAATGGCCGGACTATAGAATCCCTACTGGTGTTACTACTTCAGATAAAAATAAATTGCTTAGTTGGGCATCAAATAATATCGACTCAAATTCAAAACCAGAGTCAATAATAGAGGGTGTAAGAGTGGAAACTTACCGACCTTCTAGAATTATAAGCGAATCAGACATTATTGATGACGTAGATCTATTGCAAGTTGATACTGAAGGTATGGACGATAAGGTCGTCTATTCTTTTCTTGAAGATGAAATATGCCCAAATATAATAAATATTGAGGATATTCATCTTAATCAGTCACAAGTAGCTGAATTTGATAAACGACTAAATGGTATATCCTATGAAATACATGACTATTCTGACTTAGGGAGGATCGCCTTAAACATGAGCAAATGA
- a CDS encoding glycosyltransferase family 2 protein, protein MEIERWQSGPNPSISVVIPTVPSTDHSDVVEELKEQSFTEEWEILIIVDDEPTDRRCEARNTGLRESTADIVAHTDDDVSPPSDWLDNIHTAFEADVICVEGPVRGGMNYTGTGLYRGCNMAVRRSEALRVGGWDEEFAGWRDDTEFGWRLEREGEGKCIYVDSLLMHHPPKPRTEPRIDQEIMLYNRFSNRYRDRVPGSAKKHAFMFLVERRLGRYILNILNKNGIN, encoded by the coding sequence ATGGAAATCGAACGCTGGCAGTCGGGGCCAAACCCCTCTATCTCTGTGGTTATCCCGACTGTTCCGTCTACGGACCATTCCGATGTCGTGGAGGAGCTGAAGGAACAGTCGTTCACGGAGGAATGGGAAATCCTAATAATCGTCGATGATGAGCCGACAGACCGACGTTGTGAAGCGCGAAATACTGGACTCCGCGAATCGACAGCGGACATTGTTGCGCATACGGACGATGATGTTTCACCGCCTAGTGATTGGTTAGATAATATTCATACAGCGTTTGAAGCGGATGTCATTTGTGTTGAGGGACCTGTGCGAGGGGGGATGAACTACACGGGAACTGGTCTCTATCGTGGATGTAACATGGCGGTCCGTCGAAGTGAAGCACTAAGGGTAGGTGGATGGGATGAAGAATTCGCTGGGTGGCGTGACGATACAGAGTTCGGATGGCGTCTTGAGCGAGAAGGGGAGGGAAAATGTATATATGTGGACTCTCTCTTGATGCACCATCCGCCCAAACCAAGAACTGAACCAAGAATTGATCAAGAAATAATGCTCTACAACCGATTCTCCAATAGATACCGGGATCGAGTACCCGGAAGTGCAAAAAAACATGCATTCATGTTCTTAGTGGAACGGCGTTTGGGGAGATATATATTGAATATTTTAAATAAAAATGGCATAAATTGA
- a CDS encoding glycosyltransferase family 4 protein has protein sequence MTDGLKVCFVTKMYPPRTGGGATYAYELANALGELGHEVDVYTQAVPGEDNDVPTHPNVTVTRITKARPLVVFSTLYFSIACRLRIDFEQYDVIHGTLMPASTVAFGPLFLRGLDAPLVLTSHGTSYDEARSVDPRGFVDYLFKYFFHPVNVLLDLVSGRSADHIIAVSDHTREQLRDLYRFDEAKLTTVPPGIDTERFSPTDAVHPAVDDSKRSVLVLSRLDPRKGIDKAIRAFAQLEYDDAELLIGGTGRLEPSLKELAAELGVRDSVRFLGFVPDEELPSLYSSVDLFVLPSEYEGFGIVFMEAMACGTPVVGTSVGGIPTAVDDGETGFLIGRNDIKGLAERIGKVLSNSKQSAQLSDNARSWAMEHDWTSIAARVDDVYRSIQKDHTERLNND, from the coding sequence ATGACTGACGGCCTGAAGGTGTGTTTCGTCACGAAGATGTATCCACCGCGTACGGGTGGCGGCGCGACGTACGCGTACGAACTCGCGAACGCGCTGGGGGAGCTCGGGCACGAAGTGGACGTCTACACGCAGGCGGTGCCCGGCGAGGACAACGATGTGCCGACGCATCCCAACGTGACCGTGACGCGCATCACGAAGGCGCGTCCGCTCGTGGTGTTCTCGACGCTGTACTTCAGCATCGCGTGTCGGCTCCGGATCGACTTCGAGCAGTACGACGTGATTCACGGCACGCTGATGCCCGCATCCACGGTCGCGTTCGGACCGCTGTTCCTGCGCGGGCTGGATGCGCCGCTGGTGTTGACGAGTCACGGCACGTCCTACGACGAAGCGCGGTCCGTCGATCCTCGGGGGTTCGTCGATTACCTATTCAAGTACTTCTTCCACCCGGTGAACGTCCTTCTGGACCTGGTGAGCGGGCGGTCCGCGGACCACATCATCGCAGTGAGCGACCACACGCGTGAGCAGTTGCGGGACCTGTACCGATTCGACGAGGCGAAACTCACGACTGTGCCGCCCGGCATCGATACGGAGCGGTTCAGTCCGACGGACGCTGTGCATCCTGCCGTGGATGATTCGAAGCGGTCGGTTCTGGTGTTGAGCCGACTCGACCCGCGGAAAGGCATCGACAAGGCGATCCGCGCCTTCGCGCAACTGGAGTACGACGACGCGGAGTTACTCATCGGCGGGACGGGACGATTGGAACCGTCGTTGAAAGAACTGGCTGCGGAGCTAGGTGTCCGTGATAGCGTTCGTTTCCTCGGGTTCGTCCCTGACGAGGAACTCCCGTCGCTGTACTCCTCGGTGGACCTGTTCGTGTTGCCATCGGAGTACGAGGGGTTCGGTATCGTGTTCATGGAGGCGATGGCCTGTGGAACGCCCGTTGTTGGTACTTCAGTGGGAGGGATCCCGACGGCGGTTGACGACGGGGAAACGGGGTTTCTCATTGGACGGAATGACATTAAAGGGTTAGCTGAACGGATAGGGAAAGTATTGAGTAATTCGAAGCAATCCGCTCAACTATCGGATAACGCCCGAAGTTGGGCAATGGAACACGACTGGACTTCCATTGCGGCGCGTGTGGACGATGTGTATCGTTCTATCCAAAAGGATCATACTGAACGCCTAAATAATGATTAA
- a CDS encoding sulfatase-like hydrolase/transferase, which yields MTDSKRNLVLVSVDSLRADHCGFINPDSGLTPTIDRLADEGISYTQAIAPGPRTPSSVPVMFTGEFMSDDENWTMANWQGRQQRIGEHMTRFQHLSERLQRRGYETVAFTANPWTTRESNFDYGFDDFTEISADSPDIDSSKLSDSTLFTLADSGFEALPGDIFGWSSKKEWFSQWTGYFDIIQEKLADLSEPFFVWVFILDSHQPYITPRRHREESAAWEMYYSILRYWHGQSSDEELSDRAEELIGQAYRDAVRSVDGFVDALTEAVSGYDPVTVFHSDHGEALGEHGNFGHEQTLYEENLRVPLFVHNAGSAERVSEQVSLQSLPELFAALASGREFDPQAHTQPFVVSKTENNQVLSIRTPRWKFVTAEEDTQLYDLGSDPKESTDASTTHPEVASSLADLADRHRTTQTEKERVETAANELTAGGTPL from the coding sequence GTAGATAGTCTTCGGGCCGATCACTGCGGATTCATCAACCCGGATTCCGGGTTGACGCCGACCATCGACCGGCTCGCTGACGAGGGGATCTCGTACACTCAGGCCATCGCTCCCGGGCCGCGGACGCCGTCGAGCGTACCCGTGATGTTCACGGGCGAGTTCATGTCCGATGACGAGAACTGGACGATGGCAAACTGGCAGGGCCGCCAGCAACGAATCGGCGAACACATGACCCGGTTTCAGCACTTGAGCGAACGGTTGCAGCGTCGGGGCTACGAGACCGTAGCGTTCACCGCGAACCCGTGGACGACCCGGGAGAGCAACTTCGACTACGGGTTCGACGACTTCACCGAAATCAGCGCCGATAGCCCGGACATTGACTCGTCGAAGCTCTCGGATTCGACGCTGTTCACACTCGCCGACAGCGGGTTCGAGGCACTACCCGGGGATATCTTCGGGTGGAGTTCCAAGAAGGAGTGGTTCTCACAGTGGACGGGCTACTTCGACATTATTCAGGAGAAACTGGCTGACCTCTCCGAACCGTTTTTTGTCTGGGTGTTCATTCTCGATTCTCATCAGCCATACATCACCCCGAGACGGCACCGCGAGGAGTCCGCGGCATGGGAGATGTACTACTCCATCTTGCGATACTGGCACGGACAGTCCTCGGACGAGGAACTCTCCGACCGTGCTGAGGAACTGATCGGACAGGCGTACCGGGATGCAGTCCGGTCCGTAGACGGCTTCGTTGACGCACTCACCGAGGCCGTTAGTGGCTACGACCCCGTGACGGTGTTCCACTCGGACCACGGCGAAGCGCTCGGCGAACACGGGAACTTCGGCCACGAGCAGACACTGTACGAGGAGAACCTTCGCGTACCGCTGTTCGTACACAATGCCGGGTCGGCCGAACGCGTGAGCGAGCAGGTGTCTCTTCAGTCGCTGCCGGAACTGTTCGCCGCGCTGGCTAGCGGGAGGGAGTTCGACCCACAGGCCCACACACAGCCGTTCGTAGTGTCGAAGACCGAGAACAATCAGGTGCTGTCCATCCGAACGCCTCGATGGAAGTTCGTCACCGCCGAAGAAGACACACAGCTGTACGACCTCGGATCGGACCCCAAGGAGTCGACCGATGCGAGCACCACGCATCCCGAGGTCGCGTCGTCGCTGGCGGACCTCGCCGACCGACACAGAACGACGCAGACCGAGAAGGAACGCGTCGAAACGGCGGCGAACGAACTAACCGCCGGCGGGACGCCACTATGA